A region of the Methylomagnum ishizawai genome:
ACCAGGACCAGGGCAGCGAGGAAACGAAGCGTGAAGCCGAACATGCGATGATCTCCGAGGCGCGAAAGCCGCGCAGTTTAGGGGGAAGGGAACGCGGCTGGCAACGCGGCGGGACGCGCCGCCGGGGCGGCGCTTGGCGCGGGGCTTCCCAACCGCTCAAACCGCCCACATGCGGGCGATTTCCTCGGCGGGCGCGGGCCGGCCATAGAGGAAGCCCTGCGCCTCCCCGCAGCCCTCGGCCAGCAGTTCGTCGCGCTGCCGTTCGGTTTCCACCCCCTTGGCGATGATGCCCAGGCCCAGGGTACGGCCAACGGCGACGGCGGCGCGGGTCAGGCCGGAACCCGTCGCCCTGGCTTCGCCCAGCACGCCCCGGTCCAGTTTCAGGCATCGCACCGGCAGGCTCGCCAGCAGCATCAGCGAGGTCTGGCCGGTGCCGAAATTGTCGATGGCGACCGCGACCCCCAACTGGCTCAAAGCGTCCAGGGCTTCGGTCAACTCCCGGTCCCGGACCGCCAACGCGGTTTCGGGGATATCGATTTCCAAACCGGCGGCGGGCAGGCCGGTTTCCTCCAGTATCCGGCGCACCGTGGTGCCGAAATCCGGGCACCGCAGATGCGACTCCGCCACATTGACGGTGATATGCCCGAAGTTGAACCCCGAATCCAACCAGCGCCGCCCCTGGGCGCAGGCCCGGCGCAACACCCAACGGTCCAATTCGGCCATGAAGCCGCCGCGCTCGGCGGTGGGGAGGATGCCATCGGGGGCGATCAAGCCGCGCTCGCCATGCTGCCAGCGCACCATGGCCTCGATCCCGACCACCCGGCCCCCTTCGATTTCCACCTGGGGCTGATAGCACAGGCTCAATTCATCGCGCTCGATGGCCCGGCGCAACTGGCTTTCGAGGCCCGCCGCCGCGGCTTCGCGCTCGAACCAAGCCCCGGCCCCGTACCAAACGGACTCGGCGACGGGCATCCCCGATACCAAGGCCAGATAGCGGGCGGGCGCACCCCGCTCCGGTTCCACCGGGCCGACCCGGAGTTCGCGGGAATGCAGGCTGCCATTGCGGCCCTGGTGCAAGACCGTCCCGCGCCAGTCCCGCCCGGCGGCCACGGCTTCCCGCAAGGCGCGGAACAAGGGCGCGGCGGGACCGTGGTCCACCCAAACCGCCAAGTCGGAACCCAGCAAGGCTTGCTCGCCGCAACCGACGATCTCGCAAAACGCCCGGTTGGCCTCGGCGATTTCCCCCGCCGCCGAAATCACCAACACCCCCTCGGCGGACTGTTCCATCAACGCCCCCCACAGCCGGTCGCGCTCCTCGTGGCGCAGCGTCCCGCCCAGATCGCGGATTTTGAACAGCCTTCCGGTCGCCGCCAGCCCGTCGAGTTCGAGCGGGCCGCTGCCGAGCAGCACGGGAATCCCGAAGGGGTTGCGCGGGTCCTGGGCGGCGAGGACCAGATCGCCGGCCCGGCGTTTCAACCAAAAACGCGGGATCGGCTGGACATTGCGCCCGTTCAGGACCGCCTCCAAGGGACGGCCCAGGATTTCCGCCCTATCGCGCCGGAGCAGGCCGGCCAAGGCCCGGTTGGCGCGGACCACCCGGCCCGCGCCATCGAGGACCGCCACGGCGTCCTCCCCGGCATCGGCGATGGCCCGCCATTCCAACCCCTCCCTGATGGCGTGGAGCGGCACGGGCCCGGCCTGTTCCCCCCCCAAGCCACGCAGGAGGTCGTGACGGCTCAGAAGGCCCGCGATCCGGCCCAGGCCGTCCACCATCACCAAGCGCCGCACGCCCGGTTCCCGCAAGGCCGCGAACGCCGCCGCCGCCGCCCCATCGACCGGGAACACCGGTACCTCCCGCCCCATGCGGACACTGGCCGGGATTGCCGCCAAGTCCACGCCGTATTGGATCAAGGGCGCGATATCCATGTCGCTCAACACACCCACCGGCTTGCCGCGCCGCTCCACCACCACGCAGCCGATGGCGTGGCGGGCCATGTGCCGGATCGCCAGCAGCAGGCTATCGGTTTCCTTGACCGTGACCACGGCGCGGCTCATGGCCTGTTCCGGTACCGGCAAGCAGCCGGGGAGCGCGTCCACCAAGCCCGCCCAGCAATCGTCCAGGCCGATCAATCCCGCGCAACGGCCCTCGGCGTCCACCACCGCCCGATGACAGATGCCCTGCTCTACCATGGCGGCATAGGCCGTGGCCCAATCCTCCCGCGCCCCGGCGACCGGCACCGGGGCATACATCAATTCGGCGACGGCCACCTCGGGCAGGTTGCGGTAGCGCAGCGCGGCGAACACGCATTCCCGCACCGTCACCAAGCCCAACAGCCGCCCGCCCCGCGCCACCAAGGCCGCGCCCCCGCCGCCCGCCCGCACGCTACGCAACACCTCCGCCACCGGGGTTTCCGGCTCCACCGTCAACGCCTCCGGACAGGCCGCCTGTTCCGCCGTTCTTATCATCATGGCCTCGCTTGGTTCACGCCATTCCTGGAATGGCCCATGCCCCATATCGTAAATATCGAATATCCGCGCACCATTGATTTTCATCACAGTTTCGCCGGTCCAGAGCGTAATCCAAACAATACAAGATGAAAAGCGCCGCCCGGCACCGCCCGGTGCGCCCGGCCTTTGCGATACAAGAATTGCTTTGAAATCAAGAGGCCATGGCCGCCAGGCGAGCGGGATGGGACTGGCGACAGGTTTTGGAACGCCGGTGGGAAAAGAGCGTATTCACAGAATCCAGCGGCGGCGGCTCAAGCCCGTCGCCGGGCTTCGAGCCGCCGGACGAATTCGCCGACCAGGCGGTCGTACAGTTGGTCGCCCAGGATTTGATCCTCGATCCCGGCGTCGAGGTTGGGATTGTCGTTGATCTCGATCACATAGACGCCGCGCCCGTCTTGCTTCACATCGACGCCGTACAGGCCATCGCCGATCAATTTGGCGATGCCCAGGGCGGCGTCCAGCACGGACGCCGGCACGGATGCCACCGCCAGGGTCTTGAACCCGCCTTCCACCGCCCGGCCCGAAGCCTCGTGCCTGACCACCTGCCAATGCGCCCGCGACATGAAATATTGGCAGGCGTACAAGGGCTGCCCGTTCAAGACGCCGATGCGCCAATCGAACTGGGTGTACAAGAATTCCTGGGCCAGGATCAAATCGGATTCCTTGAACAGCTTCTGGGTCAAGTCCTGGAACTGGCGGGGGTCGTCGGCCTTGAACACCCCGCGCGAGAACGAACCATCCGGGATTTTCAGCACCAGCGGGAAACCCAGTCCCTCGCCCAGCTTGGCGAGGTCGGGGTCGCCCTTTTGCAGGATGCGGGTTTGGGGGGCGGGGATGCGGTGGGCCGCCATCAACTCGGCCAGATAGACCTTGTTGGTGCATTTCAGGATGGAATCGGGGTCGTCGATCACCACCAGCCCCTCGATCTGGGCCTTGCGGGCGAAACGGTAGGTGTGGTGGTCGATGGCGGTGGTTTCGCGGATGAACAAGGCGTCGTATTCGGCCAGGCGCTCGTAATCGCGCTTCTCGATCAGTTCCACGTCCACCCCCTGCCTCTTGCCGGCCTTGGCGAATTTTTGCAGGGCCAGGGCGTTGGAAGGCGGCATCTTCTCGGCGGGATTGCGCAGGATCGCCAAATCCCAGCGGCAAGCGTTGCGGGGACGCAAGGCCCGCCATGGCTTGGCGAGATAGCCGTTCAGCGCGTCGATGAAGAAGGGGCGGTGCGGGCCGGAGGCCATGCCGTTCAAGGGCAGCGCCTTCACGGTGTCGATCGCCCATTTGCCGTGGTAGCGGAATTCCACCTTGAGCAGCGGACAGGGGAAGAGATCGAAAATCTGCCGCGCCAAATCCTGCAAGGCCGGGTCCGCGCCGCGCCCGAAGAAGATGGGCAGCTCGAACTCGTCGCCCGGCCCCGCCGACCGCTTCTTGAGGCTGCGCTGGATCAAGCCATCCAGGTCTTCGGCGTTGAGGCTGTAGATCGATTTGCTGCTGAGGCTGGTCAAGGTCCGCACCGAGGGCAACACCCGGTGGCTGCGGGCCTCGGCCAGCAGCGAACAGTGATAGCCGGTGCTGAGATAGCGGTAGCTCCGGCACAGGTTGATGACCCGCAAGTCCTTGGCCTTGAGATATTCCGGCTTGGACAGGTAATCCCGCGCCGTCACCACCCGGACCTTGGGATAATCGGGCTGCCAATCCTTGAGGCTTTCGACGACGACGAGGTGTAGGGCCATGCTAATGGCGGCGGCGCTTGCCCGGTTTTTTCAAGATCAACACCGCCTTCTGCCCGGTCTTGCCATAGCGGGCCATGCGCTGGAAATCCTTTTTCAGGATGGGCAGGTTCACGCAGTCGGTCAGGGTCTTGCCCGCCTCGGTATCGACATAGGGATCGTGCAGATAGAAATAGAGTTCGTCGTAGCCTGTGACCACGATCCAGTGTGGGAATTTTTCTTGGTAAAGACGATAAGAACTAATCAGTACCACCGGGATGCCGCCCCGCTCCATCTGCTCCTGCAATTCCATGACGTTCAGGGCGCTGTGGACGATCCGCACCGGCAGGGTCCGCAATTCCTCCAGGAAATCCTCCTGCACCACCTGCATCACCTCGCGCTTCTCCGGGTCGCGCACCGAGGTGATGAACAAGGCGCCGTCGTCGTTGACATAGACCTCGACCTCGAAACCGCGGTGGTAGGCCGACAGCGCCATGCCATACGGCCCGCAGCCGCCGTGCCCCGAAGTCATGAACACCGTGGTGGCCTCGCGCCAGATGCGCAGTTCCAGCTTGCGGCTCAGTTCCAACTCGGGCTGCAAGGCTTTCATGCCCATCATCAACGAAGCGGGGCCGCAGGTGAAATCCAGGGTCTGCTGGTAATACGGCACGCGGGCCAGTTCCGGGTTGAGGTGCGGGGCCAGGGTTTTCTCGAAGCGCAAGGCCGAGGCGTGGTCCTCGTAATAATCCGGCACGATTTCCAGATAACGGTAGCCGAGTTTTTCGAACAGCTTGAGCGAGGCCGGATTATCGCGCCGCACTTCCAGGCGCAGGGCGATGCATTCGCGCTCCAAGGCCAGGGCTTCGCAGCGCTGCACCAAGGCGGCCCCGATGCCGCGCCGCAACCAAGCCGGATCGACGGCATAGGAATAAAGGCGGGCCAGCGAGGTGCCGGTGTGAAACAAGGTCGTGGCATAACCGCACACCGCGCCCCCTTGCTCGTAGACCAGGGTGGCGGCATTGGCCTTGGTCAGCAGGTAGCGGAAATTGCGCCGGGAAATCCGGTCGGTCTCGAAGCTGGTGTTCTCGATGCGGACCAGGGTTTCCAGGTCTTCCAGACGGGCGGGACGGATCATTCGGCACCGCGCTCCCGCTCCCCGGCCAGCCATTCCACCCGCCAGCGGCCTTGCCGCCCGACCGCGAGCCGCTCCCACAGCCAGGGCAAAGCGGCCCGCAATTGCTCCTCCAATTGCCAGGGTGGATTGATGACGATCATGCCGCTGCCGTTGAGGCGGAACGGCGCGTCCGGCAACACCGAGAATTCCGCCAGCAGCACCTTGGGAATCTCCAGCTTTTTGAAGCGGCGCAGGAAATCGTCCGCCGTGGCGCGGTCCTGGATCGGATACCAAATGGCGTAGATGCCGGTGGCCCAGCGCTTGTAGCCTTCCTTCACCGCTTGCAACAAGCGCTTGCGCTCGTCCTTGAGTTCGTAGGCCGGGTCGATATGGACCAAGCCACGGCGTTCGGGTGGCGGCAGCAGGGCTTTCAAACCTTGGTAGCCGTCCAGATGCTCGACCCGGACTTGGCGGTCGCCCGCGAATTCGGCCTCCAAGAGATGGACTTCGTTGGGATGGAGTTCGCACAGGGCCATGCGGTCCGGGTCGCGCAGCCAGGGCCGGACGATGCGCGGCGAACCCGGATACCAGCGCAGTTCCCGGCCCGGATTGGTGGCGCGGACGGCGTCGAGGTATTCGCGGACCCCGGCGGGCGGATTGGGCTCGTCCCATAGCCGCGAGATGCCGGTTTCGTGTTCGCGGTTCTTGCGGGCCATCTCCGCATGGAGGTTGTAGCGGCCAGCCCCGGCATGGGTGTCGAGGTAGAAAAACGGCTTGTCCTTGTGGAGCAAGGCCCGCACCAGGCAGCACAGGGCGAGGTGTTTGAAGACATCGGCGTGGTTGCCGGCATGGAAGGCGTGGCGGTAACTGAGCATGGGCGGGTGTCGGCGACAGGGGAAACACGCTTTCGACGCGGTTCCTGTGGTAAAAAACGCCGCATTATAACGCCGGGGCGGACGATCCGCCGTCCGGCCCCGATTCCGCTTGGACCGCGCCCATATCCATGAATCCCTTCCTGTACAAAGCCCATCCCCTGCTCCACCGGCTGATTTCCCTATTGCTCGACCCCGCCGGCACCACCCCGGCGGACGCGCTGGCCCTGGCCGCCCTGATGTTCGGACTCAACCTGCTATGGGTGCCGGCCTTGCTATGGGCGGCGCTGAAAACCGACAGGCTCCGGCTGTCCCTGCCGCTGGCCTATGGTTTGGCCCTGCCCGCCTGCTCGCTGTATACGCCCATGCTGTTGACCGTGGTCGGCGACGTGGCCGCCCATGGTTTCAGGTTCCAGGAGCGCTTCCTGCTGGTGTTCGCGCTGTTCGTGGTGTCGCAGACCCTGGCGGGGCTTTATGCCTTCGCCCTGCGCCACCGGCCCAGCGGCTATCCCGCCGGCCTGATGGCGGGCGAAACCATCGCGCTGTTCATGCTGTTGTATTCGCTGGTGATGGCGGCGGGTTTGCTGGGGCTGGACGCGGTGTTCGGGATTTTCCGGGGGCTGTAGGGCGGAACCCGCCCGGTTATGCGGATTGGCGGGGTGGCGGCGGTGTAGGCTGCTGTTCCACCCGCTCCAGCGCCGGGTCGAGGCAAGCCCAGCCAGGGGCGCTCGCGGCCCAAATATTCATGCCGGGACGGAGCGACGACGGATCGTCCAGGTTGCCGATACGCACCACCCGGAATTGGGGCCGGCCTGAGGATTGCGCGAAGAGCTGCGTACCGCAAGCCGGGCAAAACTGGCGTGTGACCGTGTTGCCGCTATCGGCCTGCTTGGTATATGCCGAGAGCGTCCCCGCGACCACCAGCGCCTCGGCGGGCACCATGGCGTTCACGCTGCCATTCGCGGCGAGGTGCTGGCAATCGCGGCACCAGCAAACCCGGACCGCCAGGGGTTCGCCCACCAGCGTGAAGGTGACGGCACCGCATAGGCAGCGCCCGGTTCTTTCGATCATTCAAAACCTCCTTTCGGTTAAACCAGACATCGACCCAACCCGGATGGATGGCGGCGGAATCCGGGGCATTGGGGTTTTCCAGCGGCCTATCTTCTCCCATCCCAAGGGTTTTATCTTAACCCCTCACAAAACGTGCTTTAGAAAAGCGATGCCAACCCCCAAAAAACCCAAGGTCGTAATCACAAAACTGGCTGCCGTATAAATCTTCCAGTGGGTCTTGTTCCAAAAATCCGGGTCAAACGCGGCGATGACAAAAACCGTGGGGTTGGCGAAACCGCCAATCGCCACACACCAGCACGCGAACACGGGCAAATCGACGCCCGCGCCGTAAAAGGCCAAATTAAACAGCGCCATCAGGGCATAATCGACGTGCGCCCTAATCATGGTTTTATAATCGACCAAGAATTTTTTATCTATGCCCTCTATCGGAAACCACCGGGCAAAGGTCATCAGCCACGCCGACGTGATTAATGCGGCCATACACAGCACCGCGCCCACCAATAAAATTGCCATCAATCCGCCCTTTTAATTAGAGTTTATCCAAACCATGAACCACCGACCGATTCGGCAAGATCACCGCCGCTCTTCCAACACCCGCGCCGGACTATTGAACGCCAAGCCCTGGTTATAGGTGCTGTTCACCATCAAGGCTTCGACCACCGGCGCGGACACCGGCGCGTCGCTTTCCCATTCCACCAGGAAGCTGGCGCTGATGCCACCGCTCCGGTCCGATTCCTTGACGATGGCCTCGGTGGACGCCATCGGCCTGAGGGTCTCGGCCTGCCGGAGATAGGCGCGCACCAAACTCCCGGTGGCACCGTAATAATCGATGCGCTTCAAGCGGATGGCATGGCCGCGGTCGGTGTTGCGCAGGCTCAAGGTGGCGGTCAAATTCAAATTCAAGCCCTTGTCGCCATAGGGCACTTCGGAATACACCGGCACATACAGCAACTGCCCCCGCACCATGGCCGGAGCCTCGGCCCCCGCCGACAGCGGCGCGGCCAATACCACCCAGGCCACGGCGGGCCGGAACCAGCTAGGCATCTTCATCGCGACCTCCAAAACCGGGAAAACCCGCACCATCACGGCACCAAACCGCCGATTTGCCGGAAGCGCTCGCGCACGCCGGGCAAATGGCGGCGGCTGACCTCCAACAATTCCGCCACGCCGACCAAACGCATCCCCATGCCGCCCTCGGGCAGCTTGTGCAAACCCTCGACCCGGTCCACCGCCACCAGGGCGTTGCGGTGGATGCGGATGAAACTCTCGCCGAACTCCCGTTCCAAGGACACCAGCGAATCGTCCAGCAAAGCCTCGCCCTCGTCGAAGCGCACCGTGGTGTATTTGTTGTCGGCCCGGAAATAGGCCACCGCCGCCAAGGGCACCAAGCGCAATTCGCCATGGCGGTAGACGCACAAATGCCTGCGGGCGGGCCGGCGCTCGGGCGGCAGGGCTTCGGCCAGCTTGCTCCAGGCTTCGCCGGTGAAGCGCTTGGCCTTGGACAGGGCGGCTTCCAGGCGCTGTTTGCGCACCGGCTTCAACAAATAATCGATGGCGCTCAGCTCGAAGGCGTCCACCGCGTAATCGTCGTGGGCGGTGGCGAACACCACGGCGGGCGGCTCGGCCAGCTTGGAGATTTCCCGCGCCGTGGCGATGCCGTCGAGCCGGGGCATCAGGATATCCAGGAACACCAGGTCGGGCGCGGCCTTGGCGATCAAGCGCAATGCCTCGCCGCCATCGCCGGCCTCGCCGACGATTTCGGTGGCGGGGTCGATTTCCGCGAGCAGGCCGCGCAGCCGGTCGCGGGCCGAGGGTTCGTCGTCAACGAGGAGGATTTTCATGTCCCGCACCTTGGTAGGGAATGACGATGCGCACTTGATACCGGCCATCGGCTTGGCTGGTATACAAACGGGCGCGGTTGGGGAAACAGCTTTCCAAACGGGCCTGTAGGTTCTCCAGGGCCACGCCGTTGCCGGGCCGGGAGCGGCGGACCACCTCTTCCGGCAAGCTGTTGAGGATGCTCAGCACCAAGCTGCCACGGGCCAAACGGCCCTGGATTTCGATTTTGCCGCCATTCAGGGCGGGTTCGATACCGTAGCGGATGGCGTTCTCGACCAAGGGTTGCAGGCTCAGGGGCGGCAGCAAGGCGTCGCCCGGCGCCTGCCGCATATCCCAGGCGACCTTGAGCCTCGGTCCCAGCCGGTATTGTTCTATCCCTAGATACTGGCGGGTCAGGGCGATTTCCTCCGACAGCGGCACCAGCTTGCCGGTTTTCTTGAGGATGGCCCGGAACACCTCGGCCAAATCCAACAGCAATTCCTCGGCGGTGGCCGGTTCCTTGCGGATCAGGCTGGCGATGGTATTGAGGCTGTTGAACAAAAAATGCGGCTGGACCCGCGCTTGCAGGGCGTCGAGCCGGGCGATGGATTCGGCCCGGATTTGCGAGCGCCAGCGCGATTGCACATATTGGTGGCGCAACCAAGCCAGGGTGACCAGGGCGCTGATGGCGAGGATGCGCCCATAGAACGCCCAGGGTTCCAGCCCGGTGCCCTCGGGATAGCCGATCCGCGCCAGCCCGGCCTGGGCCACGCCGCCGACCGCCAGCGTCACCAGCAATACCGTGGCGAAGGCCGCGGCCCCCGCCCGGAACGCCCGCCACGCCCCCAGCCAGCGCCGCATCGCGCACAACAAGGCCGCGCTCAGCCAGGCGATCCAGGCGATGAACAAACCGCGCAGCCCCACCTCGGTGAGGAAATCGTAGCGCGGCGAAAAATCGGCCAGGGCCAGCACGAAGGCCAGCAACAAACTGCCCAGGATCAGCATGAAGGCCGTGGTCAGGGAACAGAAATCGGGCAGGAACGCTTCGGGGGTTTTCATCTCCGCCGCCTTGGGCCTCGGGGTGGACACAGACAGCGGGAGGCTCCAACAAATATGGGCCGGCTGTCAATCAATATGAACGGTCCCGTTCCGGGACACAGCCTCAACCGGGGGCGCGCAGGCGCCATGCGGTCTCGCCCAGGGCGGTCAAGCCCCGCGCCCGGAGCGCCGGACTATCGGCCAGGGCATCGAGGACTTCGAGCGCGTCGATGGCGCGGCGCGGACCGTACAGGCGTTCGACCTGCGCCGCCGGGGTGGAGAATGGCGGTCCCTGCATTTCCCCGGCGGGATAGTCCAAGGCGATCAGCAGGATGGGCGCGGCCGCCGGGACCAGGGCCAGTAGATGCTCGGCGTAGGCGGGCTGGCGCTCGGGCGGCAGGGCGATCAGCGAGGCGCGGTCGTACACCGCGCCGATGGCGGGCAGGTCGGCGGGGGTGAGCGCGAACAAATCGCCCTGGTACAAAGTGATGCCCCCGGCCTCGAACACCCGCAGCGGGCCGCGCTCGGCGACGCGGGGTTCCAGGCCGTTCTCGGCGAAGAACTGCCCG
Encoded here:
- a CDS encoding EAL domain-containing protein, whose amino-acid sequence is MMIRTAEQAACPEALTVEPETPVAEVLRSVRAGGGGAALVARGGRLLGLVTVRECVFAALRYRNLPEVAVAELMYAPVPVAGAREDWATAYAAMVEQGICHRAVVDAEGRCAGLIGLDDCWAGLVDALPGCLPVPEQAMSRAVVTVKETDSLLLAIRHMARHAIGCVVVERRGKPVGVLSDMDIAPLIQYGVDLAAIPASVRMGREVPVFPVDGAAAAAFAALREPGVRRLVMVDGLGRIAGLLSRHDLLRGLGGEQAGPVPLHAIREGLEWRAIADAGEDAVAVLDGAGRVVRANRALAGLLRRDRAEILGRPLEAVLNGRNVQPIPRFWLKRRAGDLVLAAQDPRNPFGIPVLLGSGPLELDGLAATGRLFKIRDLGGTLRHEERDRLWGALMEQSAEGVLVISAAGEIAEANRAFCEIVGCGEQALLGSDLAVWVDHGPAAPLFRALREAVAAGRDWRGTVLHQGRNGSLHSRELRVGPVEPERGAPARYLALVSGMPVAESVWYGAGAWFEREAAAAGLESQLRRAIERDELSLCYQPQVEIEGGRVVGIEAMVRWQHGERGLIAPDGILPTAERGGFMAELDRWVLRRACAQGRRWLDSGFNFGHITVNVAESHLRCPDFGTTVRRILEETGLPAAGLEIDIPETALAVRDRELTEALDALSQLGVAVAIDNFGTGQTSLMLLASLPVRCLKLDRGVLGEARATGSGLTRAAVAVGRTLGLGIIAKGVETERQRDELLAEGCGEAQGFLYGRPAPAEEIARMWAV
- a CDS encoding sensor histidine kinase, which codes for MKTPEAFLPDFCSLTTAFMLILGSLLLAFVLALADFSPRYDFLTEVGLRGLFIAWIAWLSAALLCAMRRWLGAWRAFRAGAAAFATVLLVTLAVGGVAQAGLARIGYPEGTGLEPWAFYGRILAISALVTLAWLRHQYVQSRWRSQIRAESIARLDALQARVQPHFLFNSLNTIASLIRKEPATAEELLLDLAEVFRAILKKTGKLVPLSEEIALTRQYLGIEQYRLGPRLKVAWDMRQAPGDALLPPLSLQPLVENAIRYGIEPALNGGKIEIQGRLARGSLVLSILNSLPEEVVRRSRPGNGVALENLQARLESCFPNRARLYTSQADGRYQVRIVIPYQGAGHENPPR
- a CDS encoding thiopurine S-methyltransferase — translated: MDPQFWLDRWQNQEIGFHLDGVNPLLERHWSALDAPAGCAVFVPLCGKSLDLVYLRRLGHPVVGVELSALAVGQFFAENGLEPRVAERGPLRVFEAGGITLYQGDLFALTPADLPAIGAVYDRASLIALPPERQPAYAEHLLALVPAAAPILLIALDYPAGEMQGPPFSTPAAQVERLYGPRRAIDALEVLDALADSPALRARGLTALGETAWRLRAPG
- a CDS encoding 23S rRNA (adenine(2030)-N(6))-methyltransferase RlmJ; its protein translation is MLSYRHAFHAGNHADVFKHLALCCLVRALLHKDKPFFYLDTHAGAGRYNLHAEMARKNREHETGISRLWDEPNPPAGVREYLDAVRATNPGRELRWYPGSPRIVRPWLRDPDRMALCELHPNEVHLLEAEFAGDRQVRVEHLDGYQGLKALLPPPERRGLVHIDPAYELKDERKRLLQAVKEGYKRWATGIYAIWYPIQDRATADDFLRRFKKLEIPKVLLAEFSVLPDAPFRLNGSGMIVINPPWQLEEQLRAALPWLWERLAVGRQGRWRVEWLAGERERGAE
- a CDS encoding GNAT family N-acetyltransferase/peptidase C39 family protein yields the protein MIRPARLEDLETLVRIENTSFETDRISRRNFRYLLTKANAATLVYEQGGAVCGYATTLFHTGTSLARLYSYAVDPAWLRRGIGAALVQRCEALALERECIALRLEVRRDNPASLKLFEKLGYRYLEIVPDYYEDHASALRFEKTLAPHLNPELARVPYYQQTLDFTCGPASLMMGMKALQPELELSRKLELRIWREATTVFMTSGHGGCGPYGMALSAYHRGFEVEVYVNDDGALFITSVRDPEKREVMQVVQEDFLEELRTLPVRIVHSALNVMELQEQMERGGIPVVLISSYRLYQEKFPHWIVVTGYDELYFYLHDPYVDTEAGKTLTDCVNLPILKKDFQRMARYGKTGQKAVLILKKPGKRRRH
- a CDS encoding GFA family protein; the protein is MIERTGRCLCGAVTFTLVGEPLAVRVCWCRDCQHLAANGSVNAMVPAEALVVAGTLSAYTKQADSGNTVTRQFCPACGTQLFAQSSGRPQFRVVRIGNLDDPSSLRPGMNIWAASAPGWACLDPALERVEQQPTPPPPRQSA
- a CDS encoding DUF3124 domain-containing protein; translation: MKMPSWFRPAVAWVVLAAPLSAGAEAPAMVRGQLLYVPVYSEVPYGDKGLNLNLTATLSLRNTDRGHAIRLKRIDYYGATGSLVRAYLRQAETLRPMASTEAIVKESDRSGGISASFLVEWESDAPVSAPVVEALMVNSTYNQGLAFNSPARVLEERR
- a CDS encoding RimK family protein, coding for MALHLVVVESLKDWQPDYPKVRVVTARDYLSKPEYLKAKDLRVINLCRSYRYLSTGYHCSLLAEARSHRVLPSVRTLTSLSSKSIYSLNAEDLDGLIQRSLKKRSAGPGDEFELPIFFGRGADPALQDLARQIFDLFPCPLLKVEFRYHGKWAIDTVKALPLNGMASGPHRPFFIDALNGYLAKPWRALRPRNACRWDLAILRNPAEKMPPSNALALQKFAKAGKRQGVDVELIEKRDYERLAEYDALFIRETTAIDHHTYRFARKAQIEGLVVIDDPDSILKCTNKVYLAELMAAHRIPAPQTRILQKGDPDLAKLGEGLGFPLVLKIPDGSFSRGVFKADDPRQFQDLTQKLFKESDLILAQEFLYTQFDWRIGVLNGQPLYACQYFMSRAHWQVVRHEASGRAVEGGFKTLAVASVPASVLDAALGIAKLIGDGLYGVDVKQDGRGVYVIEINDNPNLDAGIEDQILGDQLYDRLVGEFVRRLEARRRA
- a CDS encoding LytR/AlgR family response regulator transcription factor: MKILLVDDEPSARDRLRGLLAEIDPATEIVGEAGDGGEALRLIAKAAPDLVFLDILMPRLDGIATAREISKLAEPPAVVFATAHDDYAVDAFELSAIDYLLKPVRKQRLEAALSKAKRFTGEAWSKLAEALPPERRPARRHLCVYRHGELRLVPLAAVAYFRADNKYTTVRFDEGEALLDDSLVSLEREFGESFIRIHRNALVAVDRVEGLHKLPEGGMGMRLVGVAELLEVSRRHLPGVRERFRQIGGLVP